The sequence below is a genomic window from Lolium perenne isolate Kyuss_39 chromosome 4, Kyuss_2.0, whole genome shotgun sequence.
ATCGATGACCCCGGATCGATAGAGTGGAACGTGGTACGCCATCCAAATACTTTTGGGCTGATGAGTAATATAATAACTTAGAAATTTAGACTTCAACACATAAGTTCACAACTTTAGGCTAGAAGTGTATCAAGTTGACAGCCACAGTACATAGTACATAGAAACATATACGGCTAATGCATAATATTGGAAAAGCTAAGCAAGCTGAGAACTTCAGAAGTTCAGATCATATGCTTCAGATGATTGACCTCCCAGTCCATGCTCCAGTACTCCAGTAAAGTAGTTATCCAATGATTCTAATCTCCAATATTCTTCACGTACTTCTTGTACCTATGAGAAAAGAAATTAAGCATCAATGTTTCAGCAAAGATACAAACATGTTTAGTAAAAAAAAGTAGATAGCAATACCATTCATTTCTTAGTCTTAATGATATAGACGAGCTTATGTGCTGTCTTTGTGTTCAGTTTGTTCCTCTTTACGCTATGAATAAAGGAGTATGTACTCCAGTTTCTCTCAGCCGATGAGCGTATGTTTGCATGGATATAGACGAGCTTATCTGATGTCATTGTCTTCAAGATGTTCCTCTTTACACTATGAATAAAAGCGTATGTTCCTGCATCTTGCtcggcttcttcttcttcataaaTTTCGTCATCCGCATCAGCCTCGTCCCCATCGGAGAGATCAACTTCATCATCTCTCTCTACTTTTGTATCTTCATATTCTTCTTCAGAACCGCCAGCATCTCGGGCCAGTAGTTTACGCCCAAACGGCATCTTCTAATCTAATCTCAGCGAAGTGCAAAGCAAACAATGAACTGCTAAGTGCTAGCTATGGATTTGAGTATAGAAACTATAGATCAAACAAGATGACACGGTTTGGTAGTATGTGTACCTGATGATCTTGGAGACTTGGACCGATGAAATCCTTGGATCCAGACTTGCTGAATCCAGAGACAAGAGACGAAGAGGCGGTGCTGAGAAACAAAGAGACAAGGAAAAAGAGGCCCATAATCAAGAGTATTAATAGGCCCAAATATAACGCTTGGACTTACTATTTTTACGTTTAGAATTCCAGATTTTCAGGATCGCTAATGGAAACTGGAAGGCCACGAACGGGATCGCGACCCAAAAACGAATCGCGTCGATCCCATCACGTTCCCGATCCTCGATCCGGATCGATCGACCCAGGATCGCGGAGCGCGGCACCGATCCCGAACCCTGCAACTatgtgccgaactcgatgatctcCTTCACGTCTCGCGCGTACTTCTCGGCATCGGAGCCGAAGGCGCCTCTGTAGGGGTCCGGGTTCACGGCATGGTGCACGCCACTCTTCAGAAATGCAAATCAGACGATCAAAGAAAAGGTTCAGAGTTCCGGTGATGAACTCGTATCACTCGTGCCGAGGCGCGCGATTCTCTTGATCATACCTGAACAACATTGAACTTCCAGTTCTTCTGTGCGGTGGCGCCCATGGTGCCGGAGGCGTTGCCGTGGTAGGAGTTCCTGAGAGATATGATGTCGTGGGAGCCAGTGTACAGCCGCGCCATCATGATCGCGAGCTCGTTCGCCTCCGTGCCGGAGTTGGTGAAGAAGACAACCTATATGATTTTATACTACACTCCGTCAGGCAATGAACGAGCAAATGTTTCGTGCAGCTGTTTAATTTGGCATGTGCGTGCCTTGAGATCGCCGGGCATCTTGGCGGCGAGCGCCTcggcgaagtcggcgatggcgtggTTGAGGTAGAGCACGGTGGAGTGCTGCAGTCGCCTGGCCTGCGTGGTGATCGCGTCGATGATGTCCGGGTGGCTGTGGCCGCAGCACACCGTGGCGATGCCGGCGAACGCGTCCAGGAAGCGCCGCCCGTGCTCGTCGTACAGGTACTGCTTCTTCCCCTCCACAATGTTCAGCTGCAAGGAAACCAATTAATCGTTTCAGCAGAGCTCCAACTGATTTACCTTTTTTCAGATAATGGTTCTTCCGACTGAGAGATCGAGAAAGAATAACACTGACGGGGTTAGAGTAGAAATGGAACAGCGACGGGCTGAGGAACTCGGCGCGCTTCCGGGCGATCTCGACGGCGCTCGGCCCGTCGTAGGGCAGCGGCACGTGGTCGAAGGCCGGCATTCTGGGCACCTCCGCCGGCACCCTGACCGCCGCGGCGAGCCTAGAGAATGATCGCCTAGCCATCCTAGCCCCTTGCATCTCTTGGTACGTACCCACCTGAAGAATCCAACAAACTATGCGTTCTCCAACGAGCCTTGATATTATGATATATATGGCTCTACCTCAAATGTGAATTGACCTGAAGAACCAGCTCAAGAAAATTTGTATGTTTCCTTCTCCTCTATATCATCGTCGAGCTCACTTCCTTTGGGTGTAGCTCTTGAAGGAGAGCAAGTGTGAGGTGGGAGACTTCAGGAGCCGGGGTGGGAAGGGGTTTATAACGTGGCGCAACCTGCAAAAAAGCACTCTTGTTTCGCTTCGAAATACTTATATTAATCTGTGACTCGATTGCCGCAATAGAACAGTAAAGTTATTTACATGCATGATGCAGCAGCCATAGAAATTTTGAGCCTCCCGTTAGAACCTCCCCAGGAACAGAGGGAAGAGATACAGTTAGCAACCTGCTGTTCCCATGAATCTGGACAGTTTCCCTTTTTTGTTAGCCGTGCGATCGGAATTGGGCTCGCATGCAGAAAAGGGTTAGAACACTGTGCGGTCTAGTTTTAGCTAGCCGATGTAACATTACCTGAGTGCGTCGAAACTCGGACTGGTTCACTGAACCTAGACACACCGTAAGAAGATGAATGCCGTTGGAAAGACGAAAGGATGAAACAGAAGCGAGGTATACAAGTGATAAGCCGATGACGCGTTTGTTTCTATATATTCCTTCGATGCGTCCTAAAAAGACATTGTCGCCGCATGCAGTTTGATTTCgacatgttttttttttgctaCTGTCACAAAAATGGTTTCGAAAGAAACCGGCAACCGGCGCAGTCGCTATTACTCTCCGTTGCACGAAAGATatcttaaatttgtttaaattaaATATACTAGTCCCTCCGTTTATAAATAGATGTTAATTAGTGTCTAAATACATAGATTTAGATAAAATTTGAGACGTCTATTTACAGACAGAGATAGTATTAAGTGTCTAAATTGAAGTACTACCTCTGTTCATAAAAAAATATCGCAAGTTTAtctaaattcagatgtatctaaacACTTTTTAGtatatagatatatctaaatCTAGATAAATTTTCGATATACTTTTATGGACCGAGGGAATAGTTTACTTTGCTTCACATATCGAACATCCTCCTCCGATGCAAATGTAGTACTTCCTCCGTTCCTAAGAATAAGTTTCACAACTTTTTGTAGATACGGATGAATTTATATATCTAAAACATGTCTATATACCTCAGATAAAATTGGGAAGCTTTttatagacggagggagtagtagttTGAAAAATCAACCATGGTGTTTTAAGGGTTGAACTGAACCCTTTTTTCCACAGCCGTGGCTGCTGCGATTTGATTGGTTTAGACAGTAGGTATATGCAGTTCATATCATGTATCCCTAGTTCCCTACATTCTAAATGCCTTCTGACGAGAAATGCGGTGAGTCGATTGAGTGTTCCTTCTGCCTTTGTACGTAGGAGGATATGGATGTGCCTACAGCTGCCTACTCATCACAATCTGCGCTGTCTATATACTAAGGAAAGTAGCTGAAATGCAACTAGCAGGTTGCGCGTATCGACAGACACACGGCAGCGCTTCCCTTAAACAAACCCATGGATTGGATTCAGACGTGTATGGCGTGACATTGATTAGGGAACAAACTGTAGTGATCTCAATCAAGCAAGTATAGTTAATTGTGACGAGACATCAATTAACAACAACCAATGGCATGGGCAAATGTATAAACAGGCTCATGGTCCATGTAGGTATGTGTTGCGGGCTCATATAGTAGGTCTAATTCTATGCATGATACATAGTGCTATACATTATTTGAAGAAAGTTAATTTGGACGACTATGCAAATCTGTTTGCCACTGTAGTTATTCAATCTGATCTAGCTTTATAAAGATGCACACACTATATTTGGTGCATTCACCATCACAAGATAATAGATTTGCTGCATTCCCTCTCCTTTAAGAAGCTAATCAACTTCCCACATAAAaaaaatactccctccatcccacgaggttgatatttgtcaaaatttaaatGTATTTAGACACTAAATAGCATTTAGATACATCCAAAATTTAAAAGATCTCAGACAACTTtcatggaatggagggagtaataGATTTGCTGCATTCCCTCTCCTTTAAGAAGCTAAGCAACTTCTCACGTAAATAAAAGGCTAATCAACTAAGGGGGTTTGCTCATTTTTTTTGAGATGGTTTTTCTAACTCTTTTTTTGAACAAACCATATATATTAGgctagcaagccgcctcattaaaaaccttccagtccccttaggtacccttgtaaggaaaagagtgcgtctgaaacttgCTGCCAAAATTAGTGTATCGTTACATCGTTAATCAACGAGCCTAGCAAAAATCTAGGGGGTTCATTGGCCCAATTACAAGATAAACTATTCTCAagaccaaaccttgctaactcatGAGCTACTTTATTTGCTTCTCTTGGACAGAAATTAAAGGAAACCTCACCAATTATCGCCAATGAGTCCATGCAATCTGCGAAGACAGCCGACGCTTCACTCCACCACCTTTCATCTCCATTGCAAGCCTTAATAACATCAGAAGAATCTGATTCGGCTTGGACCCTAGATAAGTTCAGTCGAGACGCCAATTCCAGTCCCTCCCTTAGAGCTATGGCCTCCGCTAACATTGGAGTCGACACATGCGGTATGGGACAACACGAGGCAGCTATAAAATGACCATCGATATCACGGAGAATCGCCCCTGCTGCACCTGCTTTCCTGTCATCATGGAAGGaggcgttgatacgtctcaaacgtatctataatttcttatgttccatgctagttttatgacaatactcacatgttttatgtacactttacattattttgatgcattttccggcactaacatattaacaagatgccgaagcgccagttctgttttctgctgtttttggtttcagaaatcctacacaggaaatattctcggaattggacgaaacaaaagcccacagtcttattttgcacggagccttccagaagtccgaagaggatatgaagaggggcgacgaggcggccacaccctaggggggcacggccccacccctggccgcgccgccctatggggtgggcccctcgagcgtcccccgactctgccccctcgcctatatattctctccatcgcgaaaaccctattaccgagagccacgatacgagaaaagttactgtgacgccgccgccgccaatcccatctcgggggattcaggagatcgcctctggcaccctgccggagaggggaatcatcaccggaggactctacatcaccatgcccgcctccggactgatgcgtgagtagttcatccttggactatgggtccatagcagtagctagattgttgtcttctcctcttgtgctatcatgtttagatcttgtgagctgcctatcatgatcaagatcgtctatttgtaatgctacatgttgtgtttgttgggatccgatgaatatggaatactatgtcaagttgattaattgatctatcatatatgtgttgtttatgttcttgcatgctctccgttgctagtagaggctctagccaagttgatacttgtaactccaagagggagtatttatgctcgatagtgtgttcatgcctccattgaactcAGGacagatgtgagaaagttctaaggttgtggatgtgctgttgccactagggataaaacatcaatgctttgtctaacgatatttgtgttgattacattacacacagtacttaatgcaattgtctgttgtttgcaacttaatactggaaggggtgcggatgctaacccgaaggtggactttttagacatagatgcatgctggatagcggtctatgttatttgtcgtaatgccctaattaaatctcatagtagtcatcatgatatgtatgtgcattgttatgccctctctatttgtcaattgcccaactgtaatttattcacccaacatgctatttatcttattggagagacaccactagtgaactgtggaccctggtccattcttttacatctgaaatacaatctactgcaatctctgttctctgttgttcttcgcaaacaaatatcattctccacaccatacgtttaatcctttgtttacagcaagccggtgagattgacaacctcactgttaagttggggcaaagtattgtgattgtgttgtgcaggttccacgttggcgccgaaatccctggtattgcgccgcactacactcctccaccaacaaccttcacgtggccttcatctcctactggttcgataaccttggtttctttctgaggaaaaacttactgctgtgcgcatcacacctttctcttggggttcccaacggacgtgtgcatcacgcgccatcaagactgttttctggcgccgttgctggggagatcaagacacgctgcaaggggagtctctcacatccaatctatttactttgtttattgtcttgctttactttattttattttatgttttgtttgctttctttatatcaaaaacacaaataattagttatttgcatttactttacttattagtttaccttttgtttatatcatcatgcttctccctaagtttactttgaaagatatatcgaTAGGGCATGGGtccatcattggaagagataatatagaagagtttttcactcatgttagtacggttaaagattttgaagatagatccttgatggaacctgctcctaattatgaaattgctactgcctctttagtgcacatgttggaagctagatttgttaatcttaatcctataatgcaacatatgtttcttacactctgtgatatggaagaaggagaaaagaaagattttgttttagaaacccttcttagagaatttggagatgtagctagagaagctaggaaagtctttattaaacataaAATGCTTGGGTGttttaccaattttgcaaatacccttgaaaagatggaaaaggataggctAAAATATACTAATAAAACCAATTGTGAGAGGGAGATTAAAATACCAATACCTAATaaactcataggaatgcatgaggcactagaaaagaattttgcttggattgttcctgaaaatttgtttgaggaggatagtaagcctaatagtaatgaaagaggagtttcttacatagataagatacaatgcatagttgataaAACTCCAAACTCCTCCGTTgacgcttcttctcttgataatacttgatttgcactttctgcgcctagctgaaaggcgttaaagaaaagcgcttatgggagacaacccattattttatttctgcaatttttgttttatatttgagtcaaggtgcttgttactactgtagcagtacgtttgtatctttattttcatgtattgttgtgccaagtaaagtctctaatagaaggttgatactaggtttggatttctgcgcagaaacagatttcttatccGTCACGAATTCGCATTTTTCtatctgtagaagaatcaaaaaaaatctgcaaaaatccatgcgtgatcctcagatatgtacgcaactttcattagttttgagctttttcatctgagcctgttaagtgcctctaaaaaattcgtctttacggactgttctgttttgacaaattctgccttttattttgcattgcctcttttactgtgttgagtggatttctttgttccattaactttcagtagccttgggcaatgtccagaagtgttaagaatgattgtgtcctctctgaacatatgaatttttgattatgcactaaccctctaatgagtttgttttgagtttggtgtggaggaagttttcaagggtcaagagaggaggatgatataatatgatcaagaagagtgaaaagtctaagattggggatgcccctgtggttcatccctgcatttttcaagaagactcaagcatctaagcttggggatgcccaaggcatccccttcttcatcgacaacttatcaggtcacctctagtgaaactatatttttattccgtcacatcttatgtgctttacttggagcgtctgtttgtttttgtttttgtttgaataaaatcggatcctagctttCCTTGTGTTGgataaagacacgctccgctttttcatatgaacactggtgttcttagctttactttaatgttcatggcgaaggttgaaaaccgcttcgttgattgctatttggttggaaacagaaaatgcttcatgtggtaaatggtatatggtcttgaataatttgatacttggcaattgttttgagctctcatagatcatgtttaagcttttgcatcatgtagtttaaacctattagtggagaactaccgtagagcttgttgaaatttggattgcatgattgatctcactaaggtctagatattttctggtaaaagtgtttgagcaacaaggagacagtgtagagtcttataatgcttgcaatatgttcttatgtaagttttgctgtaccggttcatacttgtgtttgcttcaaacaaccttgctagccaaagccttgtactgagagggaatgcttctcgtacatccaaaaaccttgagccaaaactcatgccatttgtgtccaccataactacctactatgtggtatttctctgccattccaagtaaattgcttgcgtgctacctttaaaatttcattccttgtctttgcaatacatagctcatgggaaagtagcttaaaaaactattgtggtattgaatatgttgcttatgtatcttatttcttataagttgcttgttgagcggtaaccatgtttctggggacgccatcaactgttacacctttgttgaatatcatgtgagttgctatgcatgttcgtcttgtctgaactaagggtgatttatcatgattaaatggtttgagt
It includes:
- the LOC127331565 gene encoding alanine--glyoxylate aminotransferase 2 homolog 3, mitochondrial, with translation MQGARMARRSFSRLAAAVRVPAEVPRMPAFDHVPLPYDGPSAVEIARKRAEFLSPSLFHFYSNPLNIVEGKKQYLYDEHGRRFLDAFAGIATVCCGHSHPDIIDAITTQARRLQHSTVLYLNHAIADFAEALAAKMPGDLKVVFFTNSGTEANELAIMMARLYTGSHDIISLRNSYHGNASGTMGATAQKNWKFNVVQSGVHHAVNPDPYRGAFGSDAEKYARDVKEIIEFGTTGHVAGFISEAIQGVGGIVEVAPGYLPLAYDTVRKAGGLCIADEVQAGFARVGSHFWGFETHGVIPDIVTMAKGIGNGIPLGAVVTTPEIAQVLTRRCYFNTFGGNPLCTAGGLAVLKVLEKERLQENAFIVGSYLKDRLRGLQEKHDIIGDVRGTGFMLGVELVTDRQLKTPAKDEICHAMEHMKDMGVLVGKGGFYGNVFRITPPLCFTKEDADFFVDVMDIALSKL